Proteins from a single region of Flavobacterium sp. K5-23:
- a CDS encoding L-serine ammonia-lyase: protein MKECISVFDMLKIGVGPSSSHTLGPWRAAERFLEELKDDNVLLATTRIKVDLYGSLSLTGKGHATDLAVMLGLSGQDPEYIPVENIPQIIKTIETKNEINLANEFVIPFYFLQDIVFNKNFLPFHSNGMKFTAYLSDGKEYVSTFYSIGGGFVVKEERENAKKKIEIERDFPFPMDKASELLEYCKKENKMISEIVYENEKSMRSEEVIDHELMRIWNTMLECMYIGCHSEGILPGGLNVRRRAFDMHQKLIGLSNYNSPQSWLEQIRLTEVKFRQILKWVSCFALAVNEVNAALGRIVTAPTNGSAGVIPAVLMYYLVIENHDAGDKEIKQFLLVAGEIGSIFKKGSTISAAMGGCQAEIGVSSSMAAAALCELMGGTPEQVLMAAEIAMEHHLGLTCDPIGGLVQIPCIERNTMGAIKAINAAELALETDPKNAKVPLDKVVDTMWQTAKDMNNKYKETSEGGLAIAVNLSDC from the coding sequence ATGAAAGAATGTATCTCTGTTTTTGATATGCTTAAAATAGGTGTCGGGCCATCTAGTTCACACACCCTAGGACCTTGGCGTGCTGCCGAACGTTTTCTGGAAGAATTAAAAGACGATAATGTATTACTTGCAACTACAAGAATAAAAGTAGATTTATACGGTTCCCTTTCCTTAACTGGTAAAGGTCACGCCACAGATTTGGCTGTAATGTTAGGTCTTAGTGGTCAAGATCCTGAATACATTCCCGTTGAAAACATTCCCCAAATTATCAAAACCATTGAAACTAAAAATGAAATAAACTTAGCTAATGAGTTTGTAATTCCCTTTTATTTTCTTCAAGATATTGTTTTTAATAAAAACTTCCTTCCTTTTCATTCTAATGGAATGAAATTTACCGCATACCTTTCTGATGGAAAAGAATATGTTTCCACTTTCTACTCTATAGGTGGGGGATTTGTTGTGAAAGAAGAACGGGAAAATGCCAAAAAGAAAATCGAAATAGAACGTGATTTCCCTTTTCCAATGGATAAAGCTTCAGAGCTTTTGGAATATTGCAAAAAGGAAAACAAAATGATTTCGGAAATCGTTTATGAAAACGAGAAATCAATGCGTTCTGAGGAAGTAATCGATCACGAATTGATGCGCATTTGGAACACTATGCTAGAATGTATGTATATAGGTTGTCATTCTGAAGGGATACTTCCTGGAGGTTTGAATGTACGTCGAAGAGCATTTGATATGCACCAGAAATTAATTGGGTTATCCAATTACAACAGCCCACAAAGCTGGTTAGAGCAAATTCGTTTGACCGAAGTGAAATTCCGTCAAATACTAAAATGGGTTAGTTGTTTCGCCTTGGCAGTAAATGAAGTTAATGCAGCTTTAGGAAGAATTGTTACCGCACCTACAAATGGAAGTGCTGGAGTTATTCCTGCCGTATTAATGTATTATTTAGTGATCGAAAACCACGATGCCGGTGATAAAGAAATTAAACAATTTTTATTGGTTGCAGGAGAAATAGGAAGTATTTTCAAGAAAGGTTCTACTATTTCAGCAGCAATGGGTGGTTGTCAGGCCGAAATTGGGGTTTCCTCTTCTATGGCAGCAGCGGCTCTATGTGAATTAATGGGCGGAACTCCAGAACAGGTTTTAATGGCAGCCGAAATCGCTATGGAACATCATCTAGGATTAACCTGTGACCCTATTGGCGGATTAGTGCAAATTCCTTGTATCGAAAGAAATACAATGGGAGCCATAAAAGCTATAAATGCAGCTGAATTAGCCTTAGAAACTGATCCTAAAAACGCAAAAGTACCATTGGACAAAGTAGTGGATACGATGTGGCAAACTGCAAAAGACATGAACAATAAATACAAAGAAACCTCAGAAGGTGGATTGGCCATAGCCGTGAATTTATCCGATTGTTAA
- a CDS encoding BamA/TamA family outer membrane protein — protein sequence MNVHYRIMKNKAPLLYSLFVILFLSGCSGTKFLPKGELLYTGAKIKIEGNEPSKKERKTLKSELELLARPKPNSSFLGMRPKLFFYNLAGKPKKEKGFQYWVKTKLGEPPVLYSKVDLEYNKSVLQNYSENNGYFNVKSTADSTRMGKRAKANYTVTPNRRYFIREVKFPKDSSAVATEVRNTQKRSLLKKGEAYSLEIIKAERDRIDSRLKEKGFYYFNPDYLLVQVDSTVADHQVDLIVKVKNDAPQLSKEQYKINNVVVYPNYSINTDNASSNPDSIVHYKDFTIIDTEKLFKPTIFDRTLYFKKGDYYNRTNHNLSLNRLVNLGTFKFVKNQFKVADTTGNYLDAYYYLTPLPKKSIRVEVLAKTNSANYTGTELNVNWGNRNVFKGAEQLTISAFGGLEVQVSGLNNGFNVYRFGTEASLIWPRIIAPFKFDFASRFVPKTKATIGYEFQNRTKLYSLQTFKGSFGYLWKENELKEHLLNVTEITFATPQNVTALYQEQIAVNASLGKVIEKQLIFGPTYSYTYTNTMQKRKKNTFYYKASIDLAGNITGLVTGANLKSGDTVKVFKVPFSQFIKVENEFRHYLKLGEESQLASRIIVGAGFAYGNSNEMPFIKQFFNGGTNSIRAFRARSIGPGSFDGSANANTFLPDQSGDFKLEFNTEYRAKIYGLVKGALFIDAGNIWLLKENPEKPGAKFSKDFLNELAVGVGTGLRFDFSFLIIRTDLAFPIRKPNLPDGQRWVLDKVSLGSGTWRNENLIFNLAIGYPF from the coding sequence ATGAACGTACATTATAGAATTATGAAAAATAAAGCGCCACTACTCTATTCCCTTTTTGTTATCCTGTTTTTATCTGGATGCAGCGGTACAAAATTTTTACCTAAAGGGGAACTCTTGTACACTGGTGCGAAAATTAAAATTGAAGGAAACGAACCTTCAAAAAAAGAGCGAAAAACATTGAAATCAGAATTAGAACTTTTGGCTCGACCAAAACCTAACTCTTCGTTTTTAGGGATGAGACCCAAACTGTTTTTTTATAATTTGGCCGGAAAACCAAAAAAAGAAAAAGGATTTCAATATTGGGTAAAAACCAAATTAGGCGAACCACCCGTTTTATATAGCAAAGTTGATCTAGAATACAACAAAAGTGTTTTACAAAACTACAGCGAAAACAACGGCTATTTCAACGTAAAATCAACTGCCGATTCTACTCGAATGGGTAAAAGAGCAAAAGCAAATTATACTGTTACTCCTAACAGACGTTATTTTATTCGAGAAGTCAAATTTCCTAAAGACTCATCGGCAGTAGCCACCGAAGTACGCAATACTCAAAAACGCAGTTTATTAAAAAAAGGAGAAGCATATAGTCTCGAAATTATTAAAGCCGAAAGAGATCGCATTGATAGCCGATTGAAAGAAAAAGGGTTTTATTATTTCAATCCTGACTATCTCCTTGTTCAAGTTGATAGTACTGTAGCCGACCATCAAGTGGATTTGATTGTGAAGGTGAAAAATGATGCTCCACAACTGTCAAAAGAGCAATACAAGATCAATAATGTGGTCGTTTATCCTAATTATTCCATTAATACAGATAACGCTTCCAGTAATCCTGATTCCATTGTTCATTACAAAGATTTCACGATTATAGATACTGAAAAATTATTTAAACCAACCATTTTTGACCGTACGCTATATTTTAAAAAAGGGGATTATTACAACCGAACTAATCACAATTTATCTTTAAACAGATTAGTGAATTTAGGTACTTTCAAGTTTGTGAAAAACCAATTTAAAGTAGCTGACACTACAGGAAATTATCTGGATGCTTATTATTATTTGACTCCATTACCCAAAAAATCAATTCGAGTGGAAGTTTTGGCCAAAACCAATTCAGCCAATTATACAGGAACAGAATTGAATGTAAACTGGGGAAATCGAAATGTTTTTAAAGGAGCTGAGCAACTTACCATTTCCGCCTTTGGAGGTCTTGAAGTGCAAGTTTCTGGACTAAATAATGGATTTAATGTATACCGTTTTGGAACTGAAGCCAGTTTAATTTGGCCTAGAATTATTGCTCCTTTTAAATTTGATTTCGCTAGTAGATTTGTTCCAAAGACAAAAGCCACGATAGGATATGAGTTTCAAAACAGAACAAAATTGTATTCCTTACAAACATTCAAAGGTTCTTTTGGCTATTTATGGAAAGAGAATGAACTTAAAGAACACTTGCTGAATGTTACTGAAATTACGTTTGCCACCCCTCAAAATGTGACTGCATTGTATCAAGAACAAATTGCCGTCAATGCTTCACTGGGGAAAGTAATCGAAAAACAATTGATATTTGGCCCTACCTACTCCTACACTTATACTAACACGATGCAGAAAAGGAAAAAGAACACTTTTTATTACAAAGCCAGTATTGATTTAGCAGGAAACATTACAGGATTAGTAACTGGAGCCAATTTAAAATCAGGCGATACGGTTAAAGTATTTAAAGTTCCTTTCAGTCAATTTATAAAAGTAGAGAATGAATTCAGGCATTATTTAAAACTAGGAGAGGAATCACAACTCGCCAGTAGAATCATTGTGGGAGCAGGATTTGCCTATGGAAACTCAAATGAAATGCCGTTTATTAAACAGTTTTTTAATGGAGGTACCAATAGTATTAGAGCATTTAGAGCACGATCAATAGGTCCGGGAAGCTTTGATGGATCGGCTAATGCCAATACTTTTTTGCCCGATCAATCCGGTGATTTTAAATTAGAATTCAATACTGAATATAGAGCCAAGATTTATGGACTCGTAAAAGGAGCTTTGTTTATAGATGCTGGAAATATATGGCTACTAAAAGAAAACCCTGAAAAACCAGGAGCAAAATTCTCAAAAGACTTTCTAAACGAACTCGCTGTGGGTGTAGGCACCGGATTGCGATTTGATTTCTCCTTCCTGATCATTAGAACTGATCTTGCTTTTCCTATTCGAAAACCAAATTTACCAGATGGACAACGCTGGGTTCTTGATAAAGTAAGTTTAGGCAGTGGTACTTGGAGAAACGAAAATTTAATCTTTAATCTGGCCATTGGATATCCGTTTTAA